The Magnolia sinica isolate HGM2019 chromosome 9, MsV1, whole genome shotgun sequence sequence TGAATAGGAACTCACCGTCGAACTTCAAGAAAAACCCCCGTTCTGCCTGCAGATTGACGAAGCCGAAGCCTCTCTGAACAATTAGCCGTGGTATGCGGACATCAAAGAATATCTCGAGCATCAGAAGTACCCAAAAGGAGTGACATTAACCAATCATCGCACTATCTAATGGCTAGCGGCCCAGTTTACGTTTACCGGGGGCACCCTCCACAAGCGATCCTTTAATCAAGTCCTCCTTCGTtgcgtggatgaaacagaagcTGCTCAAATCATGGcagaaatccacgaaggactGTATGGCCCACACATAAATGaacatatgatggcaaagaagatcttACAGCTCGGGTATTATTGGCTAACAATGGAGATGGATTGTTGCAAACACGTCAGGAAGTGCTTCAAATGTCAAGAGCATGCAAACCAGATCCACGCACCTGCTTCTGAGCTATACAACCTGACAACATCATGAcccttctctatatggggacttGACATTATCGGTAAAGTCAATCCTAAAGCTTCAAATGGGCATGAATATATCCTAGTGGTAGTAGaatacttcaccaaatggatagagggAGCATCCTACACTACCATCGCAACATCTCACGTGATAAAGttcatgaagaacaatatcatcagcTGGTACGGGATCCCTCAGGCTATCATCACAGACAACGGAACtccgttcgtcaataaaaggatgggcgatttTCTCGACAAATTCAAGATCCAGTGTCATCAGTTAAGCCCTTACCGTTCGCAAATGAGTAGTGAGGTCGAAGCCGCGAACAAGACTATCATTCGCATACTGGAGAAAATGGTCAAAACTCGCAATTGGTCGAAAATGCTCTTATACGTACTTTGGGCTTATCGGACGTTTGTACGGTCTGCTACAGGTGCAACTCCTTATGAACTCACATATGGAATGGAAGCGATGCTGCCAATTGAGATCGAAATCCCATCACTCCGAATATTACTGGAAAGCAAAGTCGAGGAAGGTGAGTGACAACAAACAAGATATAGTCAATTGCATTTGGCAGATGAAAAGCACATGCGTGCGCTAAGCCACTCATAATGTTATCAAAGAAGGATTGCACgggcctacaacaagagggtTCAGAAAAGGAGCTTCAAAGTCGGCGACATGGTCATGAAGCGTATCTTACCGCCGCACTTGCCAGATCCCAGAGAAAAGTTCAAACCCTTGTGGGACGGACCGCTGATCATTCAGGAGGTACTCCAAGGAGGTGCCCTTTGGCTCACCAGTCTGAAAAGAGAGGATCTTCTCGAGCCCATCAACACTGACAACGTGAAGATCTATCATGGGTAACCACACCTAACCTTGTCAATGATTACAATCGCAAAGCTAGGATcaacaacaaaattaaaaaaaaggaaaagagagtacccatcattgctctcacaaaataaaaaaaggaaaaaagaaaaaaaagacaaaaaaggaagaaacaaaaaaaaaagacaaaaaagaagaagaagataagatggaaagacaaaaaagaaaaggaagaagaaaaataaggtcATCCTACATCCCCAAATAATCCGACCAAAATAAAATAGCTTACAATTGTGATCAAAGACAAGGACAGGAGGGTAACCAATCGGCCGGCTATGAAGGAAACCTCTTCATCTCTCCCgacacttcaaaaaaaaaaaacatgcctaAGCAAAAAGGGCGAGCTGAAAACCCAAAAGGGCGGCTCGAGTAAAAACAACAGGCATGTAGCGGatttggtgaaaacctgaaagggcgtgAAGAGTAAAAAAGCACaagctgccaaggggcaggcaagaatAAAGACCCGATACGTAGTGAAAATTTGAAAGGACGTACGGACAAAAATGATGGAAAATTCAGTcatagtgaaaacctgaaaaagGCGTTACGAGCAAAaacgacaaaaaataaaaaataaaaaaaataaaagtgtaGGTACAGAAGAAGCCGAGGCAATGAGTGAAACGAAGAAAGGCAAGGAAAGGACTAACTTCGGATCAGTATTCTATTAGACTCTGCCCAAATCTGAAGGGCACGATCTCGAACGCACTCTTAGGGAACCAAGATCTTTAGTATACAACTCAGACTACCGAACACAACGTAGGCTGAGACCAATATTCTGATCCtaatcatccaaagcacaaatccaaacacaagTAAACACTGACAAATTTGGCAcaagaaaaattttcatttctttcaaaCCTCTTTTGTATACTAGCACATTGTTTTCTCTTCtttacaaaaacaaaacaaaaatacatGCATAGAATAAGCAGCTAGCAAGTTAGGGATTGCCAGGTAAGCCTCCACCCTAATCCTCATACACTGACAGCCTCTGCCTGAGTATCTCCACCTCCATGCGTAGGTAGAAGACCTCGTCCCTCTCCAGGCGGCGTGATGCAATCATTCTCTCATCATACCACCGCCCCAATGCCAAACGACAAGCCATATCCTTGCACGCATGACGAAGGATGGCAAGCTCAATGATAAGATGACCGTACGTCGCAAGCAAGAATGACGGGTTGATGAAGGGCCGCTCCTCGAATGCCTCGAAGGAATCGTCAACGCCTGACGAGGACGAAGCAGTATTACTAGTGATATCCCAATCATCCGCTTCATCCGCCAAGTGCCAACCAGGAACCTGACGGTAAAGCGCTTGCTCCACCACCCATCGCTGGTATGGCACCGTCGCTAGAGGAGGAGCCCatgactcgaactctaaagtcaTTGCGTCCAAGCAGCCCTGCCAAGAGGTCCAAACCCGTCAAAATAGAGCCGTCAAGCCTGAAGGAAGAGGAGCATGCCCAAACCCCGAGAAGGCAAAATCAGGAATGTCCTACCAAAAGCCAAACTACCGAAGAAACCGCACAGGATGATAGGAGGAGTACCGAGCTGCATATAAATCAATGGAGTGCGATAGAGCCTTGAAACTTCCCAGCTAACTTCCCATCCTCGGAGCTGAGAAAACATGTGACGATAGAGCAACTTCGTGGCCTTAGCGCCAAGAGGAAGGCCATCAAGCAATAGAGACAACACGTCACCGCGACGGGAGTCCGACCACGAGAGCAAAGGAGTCATATGCAAGTGCTCTCACAGCCACACCTAAGGGAAGGCATGACCAAAGCATAAGGCATGGACAATAAAAAAGAGCAAAAAAGAAAGGGAGACAAAGTAGAAGATACTTGGAGGAATGAACAGTAACCCCTGAGAACGCGAGTCTGTTCGAGCGAACACTCGGACAAGCCCAATAACAGCTTCGCCAGCACTATCGACACGACGCTTCGACGGGCCAAAGCGCGGCGAAAGACATCGAATAAAACTAACAAGGATGATCGTCGCCACCCGGAAAAGAGCAGCTCTGCCAGGAAACAAAAGATCAGCGCATTCAAGCACTGAAGTTGACGGTCAGATCCCGGGCCCCCTCGAGCCGTCGAAATCGAACGTACAAAAGCTTGAGCGAGAACTCATCAGCTCTGCCCTCCACGGTGAGGAAAGTGGCCAAAAAGCCAAACCATGGCCCCAGATTAGGAGGACGAATCGGTTGGGATGAAGGGACGTACGACTCCTGAGAAAGACGAAGTTCGGACAAACGAGCGAACTCCTTTAGAGATGGGCCCAACTCCAGATCATTAAATGAAAACAGGTTCAACTTTGGAACCCAATCGTACGATGCTGCACTCAATAGTCGCCAATCTAGACGAACTCGATGAAAGTGGAGGACCTCTCGGAAGCCCTAGGAGCCCAACTTAAAAAATCTCAAAGTCTGTCAAGCTCTCAATCCAAGAACGCAGTCTCTCAAAGCACGTACTGCGTGGCTGCAGGCGACAAGTGTGGATAGGCACGCCCTCCACAATCTGAAGTCCCAGATCAATAGGCGAGTCATCGAAGATAGGCACGCCCTCATCCAACAAGTCAATCTCATGATGACGGAAAAATCCTGACTCTCCCATCACATCACGAAGCGTGTCTCGAAAAGCAGCAACGGGTGGACCAGAACCACCAACGATCGCCACGTCAGGGGCAGTCTGGAAAGTACACGCCCCCAGAGCCGCGACACTCAAGCCACTCCAATAGCTAATTGGGCCGACATCCTGATCCCTGACAGAGACTACGGGTCCCATCACAGCCTCGAAGTCCGTACCAAATATCTAACCTAATCCGCCGACAAGGGGTCTATCACCCTTCAAATCCAAACCGCTCACCAAACCCGATCCATCGAAATGGGGCccgccatccatcccattcccaTCCATCCCATTCGCACCATCCAAGCCGACCAACCTACCATCCCCACCATCTAAGGGCATCCCATcaagatccgaaccgtccatcaccATCATATCGACATCCATACCACCCGATGACCCACCAAGCATGGAGCCATCAAACCCATCTAATCCACCCAATCCATCCTCCCACATCCCACCTCCACCATTAATGATGGTAGGAGCAAAGCCATAAATGGCATTGACCTCGTCAAGAGGACCCATCAACCCACCATCAACATCCATTAATCCACTTTCAAAACCCATAAATGGGCTCCCACCTACCATgccatcatcaataaaagaagatGCTCCACCCACCACTTCATCATTGTTGTTGGACCCACCAACATGCCCTCCACAACTAGCCATAATAAGGATAAACGAGCAAAGgacaaagagaagaagaagacaaagaagGGGACAAAAAGGAGGAAATGAGGACAAATCGAATGATCAGAGAATCTGAGAAAGGAGGGAATTAATAGAGGGGATGCTGGGAACGGACAGAGAAGAAGGGCTTTTGCTGGAACAAAAGATGAGCAGGGGCAGTAGTCGGATTACCGCCTGCATGCTTCTGCCACTCTTGCAACTTGCCACAGCTTGATAGAATCAGAATGAGAACAAAATGTCAACgggcggtagtcagactaccgcccggGCCCACTTTTCACCGAAATCAGGGATAGGGCCCACTTCGGGTACTCGGGAGCATGAAACCTCTATCGGCAGCTCAATTAGGACCACAAAAAGGCCTAAAAGGCAACCAGAAAGGCGACATCGGGCAACTGAAGTTCCATATATATGGGAGAGTTATAAAACTGATGATACATGATCAAGTGATATAACTAAACTAATCATTGTCAGGTATGTAATCATCTGTATCCTTCAGATGAAGCTGAAGCCCCAGAAGGCCCCCTCCTGCAAAGCACGCACCGCCACCAGGAACGTAGGCATGCGGTAAGATCGGACCAATGCTGTACTGCTCGCACCACGAGCTGCATCAAAGCCCTAAAGAGCAGTGGTCAATTCCCGCTCAGGCACCGTCCTCCAATTTAACGGACTAGACGGAGGGTGGAACGGAACTAAAGGGCTGCCTGTCAGCTGTCAGAAGAGCCTCTCGCCCAAATACCACTTCGTCACTTGCGGATTCCAGAATGTGACGCCGACGTGAGGCTTGATAAGCCTCCTGAGCCGCAGGAGTGAGCGCAATATTCGACCGAAGGTACGGCCGGGTATGGAACTGTAAGAGACAAGAAAGTCAGAAATGGAGGACAAAAATACAAGTAGGAAAAGGGCTAGATAATCACTTATGTCATCAGGGACAAGGGCATCGATGTTTGACCTTCACGCAAGATAAAAAACGTGCGCGTGGGGCTGCTGTTATCCTTATACCACAGCAACATGCACGGAAAAGGAGGCGTTTGGTCGATCAAAGTAGGAGCCAAATGAGGAAAGTGATAAAAAAGCGGACCTGCGCAAGGTCACAATCAGAAATTGCATCGATCATGCAAGGGAATAGCACAAGGGATTCGACACGCACCTCAATGACCAGGTAAAAGCCAGTCAACGACTTGCTGTTGCagcgactggccttatccaaccTATCATACAAATGGGCAAGAAGGGCTGCATTTCAATTATATGGAGTGAGAAAGGTGATGTCTACCACGAGTGACAACAGACGGGAACTCACCAGGTCGTTCCCATGGTAGAATATCATCGCTCCCCTAGTATATAAAATCAAGGCGCGAGCCTTCACAATGGCCTCAGCCTCAATCTCCGAAATGCGACGAGCAAAATTGGCAGACAACTAGAGTAATATGAACTACGGGCCCGAGAAGTCTGTAGGATTCGACATCATCCCCAACATGCTCATCTAGTTGTCGACAGAAGGTATCAGAAGGTCCTCCTCAAATGGGATGGACCCTCCCTCGTATCGAAGACCCAGCTGGTTGGGTAATCCCCCATTCCCGGAAGGGCAGATGAAAGGTATGGGTCTTCGTACACCATCATTCGACCAACACAGATAAGAGGGACATGTTCGTCTTGCTCAGACGAACCTGAAACAAATCGGCTAGAGGAGTGCGCTCTAACAACTCGAAGAACAAGGGCTGTGGATCCTTGAACCAGTCTGGCTAATGGGTCCTAACCCCACGCCCTCTTAAGACTGCAGGATCGCCTCCCTCACGAGCAATGTCAGACAAATGCCTGCCCCCCCCCCCGAGGCACAAAACACGGATCAACAGAATGGTGAGAGGGACCAGCCTCATTGCGGCCACGTCGAGGCATGCTGCACAAGCAGAAGGTTTACAGGTAAGTACCCTTCTCACTGTAAAGTCCAAAAGCACAATGCTAAAAGCCCACAAGCCCACAAGGCCCACAAGTCCATAAGGCCCAAAATCCAAGCACAGTCCAAGGCCCACAAAGTTAAAGCCCACAAAGCCTAAAGTCAAAGCTCGGTTCAAGGC is a genomic window containing:
- the LOC131254967 gene encoding uncharacterized protein LOC131254967; this encodes MASCGGHVGGSNNNDEVVGGASSFIDDGMVGGSPFMGFESGLMDVDGGLMGPLDEVNAIYGFAPTIINGGGGMWEDGLGGLDGFDGSMLGGSSGGMDVDMMVMDGSDLDGMPLDGGDGRLVGLDGANGMDGNGMDGGPHFDGSGLVSGLDLKGDRPLVGGLG